A genomic stretch from Oscillospiraceae bacterium includes:
- a CDS encoding sigma-70 family RNA polymerase sigma factor, producing MSAPVFYFTDNIQIKNISILRVAIGAKDTHTAQTTIYGAFVSEQVPCFVALSFCASVGFALREFFRLVMRFYAPIAVWKPKGAEIMTLKELQKRIERTGGKDLPTAAWLRAGNSPLAISREIAKSGKLSVFVNGFALYETEDGSTVFRVDYCGGYTYFGANTEDTLSEEFFADTDWWVRLVMEGEDRLTHNRKIFVGNHESFYGYDDAVLSSVCTESAQDHVLLQELLDLAFSMMTQRQQEIIRLHYIEGLGVEEIAGIYGVTHQAVSATLSDVRKKLQKNRKNFM from the coding sequence GTGTCTGCCCCGGTTTTTTATTTTACCGATAACATTCAAATTAAAAATATATCAATTCTCCGAGTTGCAATAGGAGCAAAGGATACGCATACGGCACAGACAACCATTTATGGTGCGTTTGTGTCCGAGCAAGTCCCATGCTTTGTTGCGCTCTCTTTTTGTGCTTCCGTGGGGTTTGCCCTGCGGGAGTTTTTTCGTTTGGTCATGCGTTTCTATGCTCCGATTGCGGTTTGGAAACCGAAAGGAGCAGAAATTATGACCTTAAAAGAATTACAGAAACGAATCGAAAGAACCGGTGGCAAAGATCTTCCCACAGCAGCATGGCTTCGTGCCGGGAACTCCCCTTTAGCGATTAGCCGTGAAATTGCAAAAAGCGGAAAGCTCTCTGTGTTTGTAAATGGCTTCGCACTTTATGAAACCGAGGATGGCAGTACCGTGTTCCGTGTGGACTATTGCGGCGGTTATACCTATTTCGGAGCAAATACGGAAGATACCCTGTCCGAAGAATTTTTCGCAGATACCGATTGGTGGGTTCGCCTTGTTATGGAGGGTGAGGACAGATTGACCCATAATCGAAAAATCTTTGTGGGAAACCATGAAAGTTTTTATGGATATGACGATGCCGTACTTTCATCCGTTTGCACGGAATCGGCACAAGATCATGTGTTACTCCAAGAGCTTTTAGACTTGGCATTTTCGATGATGACACAAAGACAACAAGAAATAATTCGCCTTCATTATATTGAAGGATTGGGTGTCGAGGAAATCGCAGGTATTTACGGTGTTACACACCAAGCCGTTTCCGCTACACTTTCTGATGTTAGAAAAAAATTGCAAAAAAATCGAAAAAATTTTATGTAA
- a CDS encoding helix-turn-helix domain-containing protein — protein sequence MCKEIGKDGRVIRVLTQEELDSGTLDTKLIGERIKAARKLRGITQEQLAEAANCTHTHICNIENGKIGISLELLFRISVVLQKSMDYFVMDNIHANPQTKIDDSIAPKLSQCDAHMLTVIDGLLDNLLTYQDRKEKQIKKELQELK from the coding sequence ATGTGTAAAGAAATCGGAAAAGATGGGAGGGTTATTCGGGTGCTTACGCAAGAAGAATTGGATAGCGGTACGCTTGATACAAAGCTGATTGGCGAGAGAATAAAGGCGGCGAGAAAGCTCCGTGGCATTACACAAGAGCAGCTTGCAGAAGCAGCGAATTGTACTCATACCCATATCTGTAATATCGAGAACGGGAAAATTGGCATTTCCCTTGAATTGTTGTTTCGTATCAGTGTGGTTCTGCAAAAGAGCATGGATTACTTTGTTATGGATAATATCCACGCAAATCCACAGACCAAGATCGATGACAGCATTGCACCGAAACTCAGCCAATGCGATGCCCATATGCTGACGGTCATTGACGGGCTTCTGGACAATTTGCTTACATACCAAGACAGAAAAGAAAAACAGATAAAAAAGGAATTGCAGGAACTGAAATAA
- a CDS encoding sigma-70 family RNA polymerase sigma factor, producing MPGKAPKERENYFIRLDNGEVCEVNREVYLCWYAAERQDRYQRERDMKHGLVSLEEMAERRYEDGRGCVCDLLASPEDSIEEQYIQKLLVERLYESLGKLTKAERQLIHDLFFRNIGVREYARQMGVTHHSVQKRRDRILEKMRILMNWD from the coding sequence ATGCCCGGTAAAGCACCCAAAGAAAGAGAAAACTATTTTATTCGCCTGGATAACGGCGAGGTATGCGAGGTTAACCGTGAGGTGTACCTGTGTTGGTATGCAGCAGAAAGACAAGACCGCTATCAGAGAGAACGTGATATGAAGCACGGTCTGGTCAGCTTGGAAGAAATGGCTGAGCGCAGATATGAAGATGGCAGAGGTTGCGTGTGCGATCTGCTTGCATCCCCGGAGGACAGCATCGAAGAACAGTACATTCAGAAATTACTGGTTGAGCGTTTATATGAATCGCTCGGAAAGCTGACCAAAGCCGAAAGACAGCTTATTCATGATCTGTTCTTCCGCAACATTGGCGTAAGAGAGTACGCAAGACAAATGGGAGTAACCCACCATTCGGTTCAAAAGCGTCGTGACCGCATTTTAGAAAAAATGCGAATTTTGATGAATTGGGACTGA